The genomic segment TCTATCTATCCTACTCACTAAGCAAAATAACTTAATTCATTATGATCATGCTCACCTATCCACTCTCAGAAGAATCGATTAAACAACTTACCCAGCATATTATTGAAGCACTCAAAGGCATTTATGATCCAGAAATTCCGGTTAATATTTATGATTTAGGCCTCATTTATCAAATTTTTATCGATCCACAAGGTATGGTAAAGATTGAAATGACCTTAACGTCACCGGGTTGTCCGGTAGCACAAACCTTTCCCGGCACGGTGGAAAATGTGATCAATAATGTAGCCGGTGTTTGCGAGACGCAAGTAGAATTAGTCTGGGATCCACCTTGGACCAGCGAAAATATGTCCGAAGCGGCCAAATTGCAATTAGGCATGTTGTAAATTCTGGAGAGAGAAAAGTGGCAAATTGGGTTGATGTCATCGATGCAGCAAGTTTTCCGGTGGGTAGCTATCAAGTATTTGATTGGAATGGACTATCTTTATTAGTTTTCAATCTTAATGGCGAATTTTATGCCATTAAGAATTTGTGCACGCACGAAGATCAATCCCTGGAAGGCGGCGAGATAGAAGGAGAAGAAATTATTTGTCCTTGGCATGGCGCTGGTTTTTGCATTAAAACCGGTGCTGCAACCCGTGCACCCGCTTTCACAGGCATTAAAACCTTTCCTGCGCGATTAATCGATGGCAAAGTCCAAGTTGCCATTGATGCATAAATTCTAATGTGAAGCTGACTTATACTTCAAAGTGTACAGTGTTTTAACTCAGCTTGTGTTGTGCAATTATCTTTTCCTGCCTTACCATTAAAAAATAGCAGTTTGGCTTGGCTGGCTGCCAAAAAAGTATCCTGAATAGACTTAGGTTCTTTTAATGTTTTTATTTTTCCTTCTATATTCTCCAATTTCGCTTTATTTTCTGACTCCTCTTTTTTAAGCAATTGAATCTGCCGATTAACATAACCCTTTATTAGGAAATCTTCCCAAGATTTACTAAAGTTCTTAGAAAGTTCATTAAGCATTCTTTTTAATGCATTAATAGCCGATTCTAGATTTTGAATGACTTGACCAGTTTCCCTTTCTTGCAATCTTAACTCTAACAAGCGTCTTTCGAACGCTTCAGGTTCTAGATATATTTCCTGGGTGGATAGCATCTCTATTTTAACTTCATTTTTTAATTTTACGTATCCATAGTGATGTATTTGTCGATTAATTAATTTAATCTCGGCATTAATATCCTCTTTAGTAAAGGGGTCATTCTTATCGCCATCTAATTTTTTCATTGTATCTTTTGCTGCTATAAAAATCAGCAAGGAAGCTTTCAGATGGTCAACCTTAATTACAATTTGAGCAATTCGTGTTTTTAATTGTAAAATTTTTTCGGTATTTTGGTTCGCCGTAACAATTTCCGAATCATCTAACTGTTCTAGATTGGAAAGTTTTCCAGTTGACTGCTCGCCATTTGTCTGGATTTGAAATGTGACATGCTTTACTTTTTTCATTTATTATTCCTTTAATAAATGCGCATCTTAAATTTCGCGGTATTTTATGTCAATTAAAAACCCTTTGGACTTTGATTAGTGTAAAAACATGTCATCTATTCATATTTACATTTTTAATTGCTAAGTCCTTTGGTTAATTTTTCACTACCAGATGAAGTTCCAGCTTCTGAAAACTTTCCGGAATCTGAAAGTGCATTAAAAAAAAGGTTTAGATCTTTTTTCAAAAGTCTTGAAAGATTTTCGCTAGTCGATGCATTTCTTTTTGCCAGCTTTTCTTTTTGAATTTTTTCTGCATCGGCTATGGTTTCAGGAATATTTGATAGATCTAATTTAACTTGATTAGTAATACCTATTTTTTCCAATTTTTGGTTTGACAAGAGTAGCTTTTCTAAGTTTATGCGTTGACCATCTCCAGATATATGAGAAGTTTCTTTTCCTAGGGGAGAAGAAATATATAATTGATTAAATTCTTTTCCGCTAAATCTAAAAGTTGCTGAACCACCATCTCTATCACAAGAATAATCATCAGGATCGATCGAAACTTCTTCCCAATCAGCATGATTTTCTTTTATCCAAAAACTTTGGGTAGAGTTTGTGCAGAAAATAAATATCTGTTTCCCTTGAGTTTTTTGAGGATCGGGTTGCAGCAAATGAAGTGGTTTAAAGGTTGAGATATTTTCTTGTGCTTGTGCTTTGAGCATATGAGTTTACCTCTTGTTTTAATTTAATCTATTTATATTAAAATAATTTAAAAATATTCGTCAAGGATAAATTGATCATTTCAATACCGACCACTTTCTATGCTCAATCTCGATATAAAAAAGCTATTCACAATTAAAATACAAAGCCTAAGCGCATCGTTTAATTTTTGAACAGATGCTACGCGTCCAATCCCATAAACGTGTTCAAAAGCTTTTACACATATTTTTACACAGCTTTACCACAGAAACTGTGCACAGCGTGCATCTAAGGTCATATCTTTCCATCCGATTCCATGACACCCATTAATCGCTTCAACCAAATAGGTAAATTAAAATTTTTATCTAACACACCATCGATAGAAAATTCATCCGCTCCTAATACGACATAACTCAAAATAAATACGCTCCACATCACCGGATATTCCCAACCACCGCCAGGTAATGCCCAAATAAAACCCTTTAAAAAGTGATGGCCGATTATGGTGGCAACAATTAAATATAACGAAGTACCTATCGCACCCACGCGCGTCAACAACCCTAAGCCTAAAGAAATGACACCCGCTAATTCGCATAAACCTGAAAATCGCACAAAAAGCGTTGGATCCATCACATTCAGATGCATGAAAGCGGTGACATCCGTTTGAAAGGGAACACGTCCGGCAAATAGTTTTTCGGTGCAATGGGCAATCAGATCAAAGCCCACATAAAGCCGGATAAAACTCAGATGCCATTCATAAGCAGACATTTCAAACATCTCTTGGGGCGTACCCCGTAAAATAATCGGTCTTTTTTTAACATCATGATAAGCAATATAAAGAAATAAAATCGCCAAACACAATAAACTAATAATTATCGGTATCATCGGCACAAAACATTTATGTAAACCTAAAATCCGTAATACCGATAACACACTAAATGTTGCAAGCAAAAAGGGGATGCAAATATAACGATACATCAGACACAGCGCGATAATGCCTAATAAACTTAATAGGACAATAAAAAAAGTAGGATTGGCAGGAATACTATGATACGAGAAAGCTAGAATAATTAAGCTTAGAAACATTCCTAGAAGTGCGAGGGATACCAACGACGAATAGGCTTGTTTGTACATGGTTGCTCCAGAAATTAAATTAACTATAAAATGTTTATTATGACCTTCCTGTGTCAAAATTGAGCATGTAATTCATCAAGCTTTTTTTCCTCCATTTCTACAAATTATTAAAATTTTAGTATAGTTTTTTATTTTTAAAAACCTAGAAGGGTTAAGATGACTGTCCTTAATTGATAATTTTATAGTAAGCACTCAATTAACGTTACAAAAAAATCTACTTTTAAATTGTTTGAATTCCAGATATGCTTCAAAAGCAGTATTTTACAAAAAGGTTACTCTATGAAAATAAATAAATTAAAAACCATAACGACGAAACTCAGCATGCTTAGTTTATTTTGTACTTTATCCGTGCAAGCGACAACTTGCCCGACATTGAATGAAATACAAATAACTTGTACTAAAGAAAAAAACTATAATGTTTGCTCTTTCTCAGCTAATTCCCAAGGAACTATTTGGTCAGACACTGATAAATATACAGGCATTGACCTACCCGGAAAAATTACTCATTTTGTAGACGTTGAGGTTAAAACGAACACACCTATTAAAAAGGGAACAATATCTGGAAAGCTGAATAGTTGTGTTTATACAACAAAAGACGGTCTTGAAATATTCTTAGATCCAAAAATAAATAAAGTCACTATCCAGTTAGATGGAAATTGGAAAAAAGATAAACAC from the Rickettsiella endosymbiont of Aleochara curtula genome contains:
- a CDS encoding SUF system Fe-S cluster assembly protein — encoded protein: MIMLTYPLSEESIKQLTQHIIEALKGIYDPEIPVNIYDLGLIYQIFIDPQGMVKIEMTLTSPGCPVAQTFPGTVENVINNVAGVCETQVELVWDPPWTSENMSEAAKLQLGML
- a CDS encoding Rieske 2Fe-2S domain-containing protein; protein product: MANWVDVIDAASFPVGSYQVFDWNGLSLLVFNLNGEFYAIKNLCTHEDQSLEGGEIEGEEIICPWHGAGFCIKTGAATRAPAFTGIKTFPARLIDGKVQVAIDA
- a CDS encoding DoxX family protein, with product MYKQAYSSLVSLALLGMFLSLIILAFSYHSIPANPTFFIVLLSLLGIIALCLMYRYICIPFLLATFSVLSVLRILGLHKCFVPMIPIIISLLCLAILFLYIAYHDVKKRPIILRGTPQEMFEMSAYEWHLSFIRLYVGFDLIAHCTEKLFAGRVPFQTDVTAFMHLNVMDPTLFVRFSGLCELAGVISLGLGLLTRVGAIGTSLYLIVATIIGHHFLKGFIWALPGGGWEYPVMWSVFILSYVVLGADEFSIDGVLDKNFNLPIWLKRLMGVMESDGKI